In the genome of Carnobacterium pleistocenium FTR1, one region contains:
- a CDS encoding 6-phospho-beta-glucosidase, giving the protein MGFNKDFLWGGATAANQIEGGYNAGGRGLANVDVVPIGEDRYPIITGQMKHLDFDENHFYPAKEAIDMYHHYKEDIALFGEMGFKSYRFSLAWTRIFPKGDEAEPNEAGLQFYDNLIDECLKYGIEPIVTITHFDMPIHLIKEYGGWRSRKVVDFYGNLVTVLFNRYKGKVKYWITFNEINMLLHAPFMGAGLVFEEGENEEQVKYTAAHHELVASALATKIAHEVDPENKVGCMIAAGQYYPNTPNPADVRQAQVDNQENYFFIDVQSRGEYPNYALKRLSNEGINIPFEEGDKELLKEHTVDYITFSYYSSRVSAAQDGQEKAGGNIFDSIKNPYLEESEWGWQIDPIGFRITINELYDRYQKPLFVVENGLGAVDTPLEDGSIVDDYRIDYLKQHIEAMKEAVDKDGVELLGYTPWGCIDLVSASTGEMKKRYGFIYVDRDNEGNGTMARSKKKSFDWYKQVIASNGENVDYTKGS; this is encoded by the coding sequence ATGGGATTTAATAAAGATTTTCTTTGGGGTGGAGCTACTGCTGCTAATCAAATTGAAGGTGGTTATAACGCTGGTGGCAGAGGATTAGCGAATGTTGATGTCGTTCCAATTGGAGAAGACCGGTATCCAATCATAACGGGTCAAATGAAACATCTGGACTTTGATGAGAATCATTTTTATCCAGCTAAAGAAGCTATTGATATGTATCATCATTATAAGGAAGATATCGCTTTATTTGGCGAAATGGGATTTAAATCCTATCGTTTTAGCTTGGCTTGGACACGTATTTTTCCAAAAGGTGATGAGGCTGAACCAAATGAAGCAGGTTTACAATTTTATGATAACCTCATTGATGAATGTCTTAAATACGGGATCGAACCTATTGTTACAATCACACATTTTGATATGCCAATCCATTTAATCAAAGAATACGGGGGATGGCGCAGTCGTAAAGTAGTCGATTTTTATGGAAATTTAGTCACTGTATTGTTTAACCGCTATAAAGGAAAAGTAAAGTATTGGATCACTTTCAATGAGATCAATATGCTGTTGCATGCACCTTTTATGGGAGCTGGGTTAGTATTTGAAGAGGGCGAAAACGAAGAGCAAGTAAAATATACAGCAGCTCATCATGAATTAGTGGCCAGTGCGTTAGCGACCAAAATCGCGCATGAAGTAGATCCGGAAAATAAAGTAGGCTGTATGATCGCAGCTGGCCAGTATTATCCGAATACACCAAATCCAGCAGATGTGCGTCAAGCTCAAGTAGATAATCAAGAAAATTACTTTTTTATTGACGTACAGTCTCGTGGCGAATACCCAAACTATGCTTTGAAACGCTTATCTAATGAAGGAATCAATATTCCTTTTGAAGAAGGAGATAAGGAATTATTGAAAGAACATACGGTTGACTACATTACGTTCTCTTACTATTCTTCGCGCGTTTCTGCTGCTCAAGATGGCCAAGAAAAAGCAGGTGGAAACATATTTGATTCCATTAAAAACCCTTATTTAGAAGAAAGCGAATGGGGCTGGCAAATTGATCCAATCGGCTTCCGTATCACGATCAATGAATTGTATGACCGTTACCAAAAACCGCTATTTGTAGTTGAAAATGGATTAGGAGCAGTCGATACACCTCTTGAAGACGGTTCTATTGTTGATGATTACCGTATTGATTACTTAAAACAACATATTGAGGCAATGAAAGAAGCTGTGGACAAAGATGGTGTTGAACTTTTAGGGTATACACCTTGGGGATGTATCGACTTAGTTTCCGCTTCAACTGGGGAAATGAAAAAAAGATATGGCTTCATTTATGTAGACCGCGACAACGAAGGTAATGGAACAATGGCGCGTTCGAAGAAAAAATCTTTTGACTGGTACAAACAAGTGATTGCTTCTAATGGTGAAAATGTAGACTATACAAAAGGATCATAA
- a CDS encoding Cof-type HAD-IIB family hydrolase — protein MEANYIFLDVDGTLVNYSNQLPNSAIKAIKSAQSNGHKVYPVTGRSKAEMYAEIVEIGFDGYIGGNGNYIESGNEVVLHQLMTIDQEKAIVDWLNNRGLAFYLESNNGLFASEHLETQGEQAVNDYVAYKENSGTKAMTVRQVFPEMIFAGQMYRDDVNKISFVLEEYDDYLAAVDFFSDFKVGTWGGVGEKALFGDIALANITKQTAIKKLLEHHGVDRKKTMAFGDAKIDIPMLEYCEIGVAMGNGDREIKAMADYITDSVDKDGLEKAFHHLGLIK, from the coding sequence ATGGAAGCAAACTATATTTTTTTAGATGTAGATGGCACATTAGTGAATTATTCTAACCAATTACCGAACTCCGCAATTAAAGCTATTAAGTCTGCACAATCCAATGGGCATAAAGTTTATCCGGTAACTGGGCGCAGTAAGGCTGAAATGTATGCTGAGATAGTGGAGATCGGTTTTGATGGGTACATTGGAGGAAATGGCAATTATATTGAAAGTGGTAATGAAGTTGTGTTACATCAATTAATGACCATAGACCAAGAAAAAGCAATCGTAGACTGGTTGAACAATCGGGGATTAGCTTTTTATTTGGAGTCCAATAATGGACTCTTTGCAAGTGAACATCTTGAGACACAAGGAGAGCAAGCAGTTAATGACTATGTTGCCTATAAAGAAAATTCTGGCACAAAAGCGATGACAGTAAGGCAAGTATTTCCAGAAATGATTTTTGCTGGTCAAATGTATCGCGATGATGTGAATAAAATCAGTTTCGTTTTGGAAGAGTATGACGATTACCTAGCTGCAGTTGATTTTTTCTCTGACTTTAAAGTGGGTACTTGGGGAGGTGTAGGTGAAAAAGCTTTGTTTGGCGATATTGCTTTGGCAAATATTACAAAACAGACAGCTATCAAAAAACTCTTAGAACACCATGGAGTTGACCGAAAGAAAACGATGGCTTTTGGAGATGCCAAAATAGATATTCCTATGCTTGAGTATTGTGAGATAGGTGTTGCAATGGGAAATGGCGATCGAGAAATTAAAGCTATGGCAGATTATATAACCGATAGTGTTGATAAAGATGGACTAGAAAAAGCCTTTCACCACCTTGGATTGATAAAGTAA
- a CDS encoding chorismate mutase, producing the protein MTELEQYREEIDAIDQELTRLVELRLNTVLKVGRYKKQHNLSVLDASREKAIIERNVSCLKDSQFEPQLSQFFQSLMTIMKETQTALLKSEK; encoded by the coding sequence ATGACTGAACTGGAACAATACCGCGAAGAAATAGATGCGATTGATCAGGAGCTAACTCGCTTAGTTGAATTGCGGCTAAACACAGTACTAAAAGTTGGCCGCTACAAAAAGCAGCACAACCTCTCTGTATTAGATGCCAGTCGGGAAAAAGCTATTATTGAGAGAAACGTTAGTTGTTTAAAAGACTCACAATTTGAACCACAATTATCACAGTTTTTTCAATCTCTGATGACTATTATGAAAGAAACGCAAACAGCTCTCCTTAAGTCAGAAAAGTGA
- the aroC gene encoding chorismate synthase, whose product MSGIWGKNLQLSLFGESHGVAIGITINGLPPGLELDMEQVAFEMARRAPGKNALTTPRKEKDHPEILSGFLDGKTTGAPLTALIWNTNTRSKDYSLLKDVMRPGQADYPGRVRYNGHNDHRGSGHFSGRITAPLVFAGAICQQWLKQKGVTVGSHIQSIGTIEDETFEDQETVTLKQIEQFKEEQLPLFNAGKKAEMTDLILEAKEDGDSVGGVVETFVLGLDAGYGNPFFDSVESQLAHLVFAVPAIKGIEFGTGFDITKMRGSEANDEYYYDEQGHIKTRSNNNGGIIGGITYGMPIVFRAAVKPPASIKKKQQTINIQEGTETELEVEGRHDPCIVPRVLPVLEAVTAIGLMDLMLGGQTDD is encoded by the coding sequence ATGAGTGGAATATGGGGTAAAAATTTACAGCTTTCACTATTTGGAGAATCACACGGTGTGGCTATAGGTATTACCATCAACGGTTTACCTCCAGGATTAGAACTCGATATGGAGCAAGTGGCCTTTGAAATGGCCCGTAGAGCACCAGGAAAAAACGCATTAACGACACCTAGAAAAGAAAAAGACCACCCAGAAATTTTAAGCGGCTTTTTAGATGGAAAAACGACTGGCGCACCTCTGACAGCACTCATCTGGAACACGAATACACGCTCAAAAGACTACAGTTTATTGAAAGATGTTATGCGCCCTGGACAAGCTGATTACCCAGGACGTGTGCGTTACAATGGCCATAATGATCATCGTGGCAGCGGTCATTTTTCTGGCAGGATTACTGCTCCTCTCGTTTTTGCTGGCGCTATTTGTCAGCAATGGCTCAAACAAAAAGGTGTAACAGTAGGTTCTCATATCCAATCGATTGGAACGATTGAAGATGAAACTTTCGAGGATCAAGAAACAGTCACTTTGAAGCAAATTGAACAGTTCAAAGAAGAACAGCTTCCTTTATTTAACGCTGGAAAAAAAGCGGAAATGACTGATTTGATTTTAGAAGCTAAAGAAGATGGCGACTCGGTTGGCGGCGTCGTTGAAACCTTCGTCTTAGGATTAGATGCTGGGTATGGAAACCCCTTTTTTGACTCAGTTGAATCTCAATTGGCTCATCTTGTATTTGCCGTTCCAGCCATCAAGGGTATTGAATTCGGAACAGGATTCGACATTACTAAAATGCGCGGTTCAGAAGCAAATGACGAATATTACTATGATGAACAAGGACATATCAAAACACGTTCTAACAACAACGGCGGAATCATTGGTGGGATTACTTATGGCATGCCTATTGTTTTTAGAGCTGCTGTTAAGCCACCTGCTTCTATCAAGAAAAAACAACAAACAATCAATATCCAAGAAGGAACTGAAACTGAATTAGAGGTCGAAGGACGTCACGATCCTTGTATCGTCCCTCGCGTTTTACCAGTACTAGAAGCCGTTACCGCTATCGGTTTAATGGATTTGATGCTTGGAGGACAGACCGATGACTGA
- the aroA gene encoding 3-phosphoshikimate 1-carboxyvinyltransferase, translating into MTHLTLIPEKIKGTVTVPPSKSMAHRAVICASLAKGRSMITNIQLSDDMIATIAGMRSFGAVISYNDRTLTIEGVGNGSVQEKRIVDCNESGSTLRFLIPLATLFKGKTHFIGQGQLGKRPLEPYQELFDAQSLHYQLAATQNLQLSVEGPLTPGIYEMRGDISSQFITGMLLTLPLLAGDSILKITTPIESKGYIDLTLSVLRSFGIVIEQAEDGQEFRIKGQQVYIASDYTVEGDYSQAAFWLSAHALGNDLLVKGLDTASLQGDRAIVSILDTLNNCSTESECVIDGAQIPDIIPVVALVAALSKGTTKIIHLERLRIKESDRLVATQKELAALGANIAIVDDSLLIKGVSELAGGQEVWSHKDHRMAMMLAIASTVCKKPIHIKDTVCVKKSYPNFWETFEKLGGKIHEWNMG; encoded by the coding sequence ATGACGCATTTAACTCTTATTCCTGAAAAAATAAAAGGAACCGTTACTGTCCCTCCTTCTAAAAGTATGGCGCATCGAGCTGTTATCTGTGCTAGCTTGGCCAAAGGACGAAGCATGATCACGAATATCCAATTATCGGATGATATGATTGCCACTATTGCAGGGATGCGGTCATTTGGAGCGGTTATTTCCTATAACGATCGGACGTTGACTATTGAAGGGGTCGGTAATGGGTCCGTTCAAGAAAAACGGATAGTTGATTGCAATGAATCCGGTTCTACCCTACGTTTTCTAATTCCTTTAGCGACATTATTTAAAGGTAAAACACACTTTATCGGTCAAGGTCAGTTAGGCAAAAGACCGCTTGAACCTTATCAAGAATTATTTGACGCTCAATCACTCCATTATCAGCTAGCAGCAACTCAAAATTTGCAGTTGAGTGTCGAAGGCCCTTTAACACCCGGTATTTATGAAATGCGTGGCGATATCAGTTCCCAGTTTATCACTGGCATGTTATTGACTTTGCCTTTACTAGCAGGTGACTCTATCTTAAAGATCACGACACCTATAGAATCAAAAGGCTACATTGATTTGACCCTTTCAGTCTTACGATCCTTTGGCATCGTAATTGAACAAGCTGAGGATGGACAAGAGTTTCGCATCAAAGGTCAACAAGTTTATATCGCTAGCGATTACACAGTCGAAGGCGATTACTCACAAGCGGCTTTCTGGCTGAGTGCACATGCCTTAGGAAATGACCTTTTGGTAAAAGGCCTAGACACTGCTTCTCTACAAGGTGACCGGGCTATTGTCTCTATTTTAGATACATTGAATAACTGTTCAACTGAAAGTGAATGCGTCATAGATGGAGCTCAAATACCTGATATTATTCCAGTAGTAGCTTTAGTTGCTGCCTTAAGCAAAGGAACAACAAAGATCATTCATTTGGAACGTCTGCGAATCAAGGAAAGTGATCGATTAGTCGCCACACAAAAGGAACTGGCTGCTTTAGGAGCAAACATTGCAATCGTAGACGACTCACTCTTGATCAAAGGAGTTTCTGAACTGGCTGGCGGTCAAGAAGTATGGAGCCATAAAGATCATCGCATGGCTATGATGCTGGCGATTGCTTCTACTGTATGCAAAAAACCGATCCACATCAAAGACACAGTTTGTGTCAAAAAATCTTATCCCAATTTTTGGGAAACATTTGAGAAACTAGGAGGAAAAATACATGAGTGGAATATGGGGTAA
- the aroB gene encoding 3-dehydroquinate synthase — MSVLTVKLPPHKVAYDLKIKQGLLDRVSSEVTKVFTGAKIALVTDETVYEHYGKSVIKDLEAANFEVRSIVLPPGEQTKTFDSLPRIYSAFTEFGLTRSDLIIALGGGVIGDITGFAASSYLRGVSYIQIPTTLLAQVDSSVGGKVGVDLPEGKNLVGAFYHPLLVLIDPLVLATLTDSAFADGMAEVIKYGCIRNLDLFHRLMEMPSRLAVMQHIDWIIETCCTIKQRIVQADEKDVGERMVLNFGHTLGHAIEAYYHYEKYTHGQGVAIGMVAISRISEAKQLTKVGATDKLITLLQQHRLPTELENPEAYPKLLPYIKKDKKNIEGHLSVIVLADVGQASKHQTALSFFESLNTGGTL; from the coding sequence ATGTCTGTATTAACCGTTAAACTTCCACCACATAAAGTAGCATACGATTTAAAAATCAAACAAGGATTACTCGACCGCGTCAGCAGTGAAGTCACAAAAGTTTTTACTGGAGCTAAAATTGCCCTTGTTACTGACGAAACCGTCTATGAGCACTATGGCAAGTCTGTAATAAAAGATTTGGAAGCAGCGAATTTTGAAGTGAGATCCATTGTCTTACCTCCTGGAGAACAGACCAAAACCTTTGACTCACTCCCCAGAATCTATAGTGCATTCACTGAATTTGGCTTGACCCGGAGCGATTTGATCATTGCTTTAGGTGGCGGAGTTATAGGAGATATTACTGGTTTCGCAGCTTCGTCCTACTTAAGAGGCGTTTCTTATATCCAAATTCCCACAACACTGCTAGCCCAAGTGGATAGTAGTGTTGGAGGAAAAGTTGGTGTTGACTTACCTGAAGGGAAAAATTTAGTTGGCGCGTTTTACCACCCCCTACTCGTCTTGATTGATCCTTTAGTCCTAGCGACTTTGACCGATTCTGCCTTTGCGGATGGGATGGCTGAAGTGATTAAGTATGGTTGCATAAGAAATCTAGATTTGTTTCATCGTCTCATGGAAATGCCTTCTCGACTGGCAGTTATGCAACACATTGATTGGATTATTGAGACCTGCTGCACGATCAAACAAAGAATTGTTCAAGCAGATGAAAAGGACGTAGGCGAACGAATGGTGTTGAATTTTGGGCATACTTTGGGACATGCTATTGAAGCTTACTATCATTATGAAAAATATACACACGGACAAGGTGTGGCTATTGGCATGGTGGCTATATCAAGAATTTCAGAGGCTAAGCAACTGACGAAAGTTGGAGCAACAGATAAATTGATCACTCTCTTGCAGCAACACCGGTTGCCTACTGAGTTAGAGAATCCGGAAGCTTATCCTAAACTATTGCCCTATATCAAAAAAGACAAAAAAAACATTGAAGGCCATTTGTCCGTGATTGTTTTAGCTGACGTCGGACAAGCTAGCAAGCATCAAACAGCACTTTCCTTCTTTGAATCTTTAAACACTGGAGGAACACTATGA
- the aroF gene encoding 3-deoxy-7-phosphoheptulonate synthase translates to MIIVLKQGIKASEVKELATKLETQGVAVSHFTDIKRDFLGLIGDTSGIDIHQLRAFPEVEQVIRVEDPYKRANRKFHPENSIINIGDETIGGTKLGIIAGPCSVESEEQIVTIAKQLKQAGANFLRGGAFKPRTSPYSFQGLELEGLKMLQVAKAETGMPIVTELMSTKWVDQFVDSVDIIQIGARNMQNFDLLKEVGRTNTPVLLKRGLSATYKEWLMSAEYIMAGGNENVILCERGIRTFETGTRNTLDIQAVPVIKELSHLPIIVDPSHAGGMAYLVEAGAKSGIVAGADGLMIEVHNDPANAWSDGEQCLTPDEFARLMEKARRLADFEGRSINEAASILTK, encoded by the coding sequence ATGATAATCGTTTTAAAACAAGGAATTAAAGCTAGTGAGGTTAAAGAATTAGCTACTAAATTAGAAACACAAGGAGTAGCTGTGAGTCATTTCACCGATATCAAACGCGATTTCTTAGGTCTGATCGGCGATACTAGTGGGATCGATATTCATCAATTGCGTGCTTTTCCAGAAGTTGAGCAAGTTATTCGAGTAGAAGATCCTTACAAAAGAGCGAACAGAAAGTTTCATCCTGAAAATTCTATCATCAACATTGGCGATGAAACGATTGGCGGCACTAAGTTGGGAATCATTGCGGGGCCTTGTTCTGTAGAAAGTGAAGAACAAATTGTGACGATTGCTAAACAACTGAAACAAGCTGGCGCAAACTTCTTACGTGGAGGAGCATTCAAACCAAGAACTTCCCCATACAGTTTCCAAGGACTGGAATTAGAGGGATTAAAAATGCTTCAAGTTGCTAAAGCGGAAACAGGAATGCCCATCGTAACGGAATTGATGTCGACAAAATGGGTCGATCAATTTGTTGATTCAGTAGATATCATTCAAATCGGAGCACGTAACATGCAAAACTTTGATTTGTTAAAAGAAGTTGGGCGAACAAATACACCGGTCCTTTTAAAACGAGGCCTATCTGCAACTTACAAAGAATGGTTGATGTCAGCTGAGTACATCATGGCTGGAGGGAATGAAAATGTTATTTTATGTGAACGCGGCATTCGTACTTTTGAAACAGGAACGCGTAACACATTGGATATCCAAGCTGTTCCAGTCATCAAAGAACTTTCTCATTTGCCGATTATTGTCGATCCAAGTCATGCTGGTGGAATGGCTTACTTAGTTGAAGCTGGTGCAAAATCTGGCATCGTTGCTGGTGCAGATGGCTTAATGATCGAAGTCCACAATGATCCAGCAAACGCTTGGAGTGATGGCGAACAATGTTTGACTCCAGATGAATTCGCTCGATTGATGGAGAAAGCTCGTAGATTAGCTGATTTCGAAGGACGTTCAATCAATGAAGCAGCTAGTATTCTAACAAAATAA
- a CDS encoding anthranilate synthase component II: MILLIDNYDSFTYNLYQYLGECGEEVKVVRNDALTIADVRALDPKAIVLSPGPGTPSQAGICVDIVKELQSEVPILGICLGHQAIGEAFGGLVGRADEVKHGKTARVLHHQADLFKGLKAEIEVMRYHSLVILKDTLPECLTVTATSITDGEIMAVKHNSYPIYGLQFHPESIGTSDGKQMIKNFLDTINKTIASAG, encoded by the coding sequence ATGATTTTACTAATCGATAATTATGATTCGTTTACGTATAACTTGTACCAATATCTAGGTGAATGTGGAGAAGAAGTAAAAGTCGTGCGAAATGATGCACTGACCATCGCAGACGTGCGTGCACTAGATCCAAAAGCCATCGTACTTTCTCCTGGGCCAGGAACACCAAGTCAAGCAGGGATTTGTGTTGATATTGTTAAAGAATTGCAGAGTGAAGTGCCTATTCTAGGGATTTGTCTAGGGCATCAGGCGATTGGTGAAGCGTTTGGCGGGCTTGTCGGTCGTGCCGACGAAGTCAAACATGGCAAAACAGCGCGTGTCCTGCATCATCAGGCGGACCTGTTTAAAGGGCTGAAAGCAGAAATTGAAGTTATGCGTTACCACTCGTTAGTCATTCTAAAAGACACTTTGCCAGAATGTCTAACCGTTACAGCAACGTCGATTACAGATGGAGAAATTATGGCAGTAAAGCATAACTCTTACCCAATTTATGGCTTACAGTTTCATCCAGAATCAATTGGAACGAGTGATGGAAAACAAATGATAAAAAACTTTTTGGACACGATCAATAAAACAATAGCGAGCGCAGGATGA